In Melospiza georgiana isolate bMelGeo1 chromosome 15, bMelGeo1.pri, whole genome shotgun sequence, one genomic interval encodes:
- the HRH2 gene encoding histamine H2 receptor codes for MRAGLLHPCSDTMDPCYNHTSSQKSMDPRMQLLVGFSLGILIVITLCGNIIVCLAVTLDRRLRSVTNRIVVSLAITDLLLGLLVLPFSAYYELTKEWPFGSVLCNIYTSLDVMLCTASILNLLMISLDRYFAVTTPLRYGQVVTPSRVAVGLAVIWTVSLMVSFLPIHLGWNTKGTAVQNTSTTCSKECTLGVNLEYGLVDSLLTFYIPLVIMCITYYRILRIAREQAKRINHTWGNAPMSPMVKEHKATVTLAVVLGAFIVCWFPYFTLFTYRGVSGDSQVKGTLTSIVLWLGYANSALNPILYGTLNKDFRVAYQNLLHCCRTGYPRNSHLPPLQEAQPRGREGQGRQEGKPLKLEVRNEKGTLLTDGALKSTGAFL; via the exons ATGAGAGCAGGACTGCTCCATCCTTGCAGTGACACCATGGATCCATGTTACAACCACACAAGCTCTCAAAAAAGCATGGACCCCCGCATGCAGCTGCTGGTCGGGTTCTCTCTGGGCATCCTCATCGTGATCACTCTCTGTGGTAACATCATCGTCTGCCTGGCCGTCACCCTGGACCGGCGGCTGCGGAGCGTGACCAACCGCATCGTCGTCTCCCTGGCCATCACAgacctgctgctggggctgctggtgctgcccttctctgcttACTACGAGCTCACCAAGGAGTGGCCCTTTGGCAGCGTTCTGTGCAACATCTACACCAGCCTGGACGTCATGCTGTGCACGGCCTCCATCCTCAACCTCCTCATGATCAGCCTGGATCGCTACTTCGCCGTCACCACCCCGCTCCGCTACGGCCAGGTGGTCACTCCCTCGCGGGTGGCTGTGGGCTTGGCTGTCATCTGGACTGTTTCACTGATGGTCTCCTTCCTACCCATCCACCTGGGCTGGAACACCAAGGGGACAGCGGTGCAGAACACAAGCACCACCTGCAGCAAGGAGTGCACGCTGGGAGTGAACCTTGAGTACGGGTTGGTGGACAGCTTGCTCACCTTCTACATCCCTCTGGTCATCATGTGCATCACCTACTACAGGATACTCAGGATAGCCAGGGAGCAAGCCAAGAGGATAAACCACACGTGGGGCAACGCGCCCATGTCCCCCATGGTGAAGGAGCACAAAGCCACTGTGACGCTGGCAGTGGTGCTGGGAGCCTTCATCGTCTGCTGGTTCCCCTACTTCACCCTCTTCACCTACCGGGGCGTGTCAGGGGACAGCCAGGTCAAAGGCACACTCACGTCCATTGTGCTCTGGCTGGGCTATGCCAACTCAGCCCTGAACCCCATCCTCTATGGGACACTCAACAAGGATTTCCGAGTGGCCTACCAGAActtgctgcactgctgcaggacGGGATACCCCAGGAACTCCCACCTGCCTCCACTGCAGGAGGCCCAacccaggggcagggagggccagggcaggcaggagggcaaACCCTTGAAGCTGGAGGTGAGGAACGAGAAGGGGACTCTGCTCACTGATGGAGCCCTCAAGAG CACTGGAGCTTTCCTGTGA